In Oncorhynchus nerka isolate Pitt River linkage group LG21, Oner_Uvic_2.0, whole genome shotgun sequence, the following are encoded in one genomic region:
- the LOC115103729 gene encoding rab11 family-interacting protein 4A-like isoform X3: MTSADEGLAGGVLGQGDHHGSPQIMDGRGDKALAHPVIMCTRVSVNPEPGCHLFPEGEEEGEVEGRERAELDMDSAVESNPGSDVSEGERSGVDKEDGPGGLFFPGDKCSQLNPSVTSDLSTRSSASLNEEQFEDYGEGEDVDYTPSSPCPEDETCTNGYSDLGSSVPSSAGQTPRKTRHLYNNEMMDVYCSQCCKKVNLLNDLEARLKNLKANSPNRKISSTAFGRQLLHTSNFSSSNGSTEDLFRDSIDSCDIDITEKVSYLEKKVAELENDTLMNGDLKSKLKQENTQLVHRVHELEEQLKDQEARAEQNTEEEQRRHREAYSKMERGKNTELELLHNRVQQLEEENGDISVNMCRLKSQTEKQDEEKQRMTDKLEDTSLRLKDEMDLYRKMMDKLRQNRHEFQKEREAMQELIEDLRRELEHLQLFKLETEKPGRGRSSSSGLTEFNAKTREMELEHEVKRLKQRFVSQDFPLTSDLRHLIVSAGARLRHGQTENLKLREQNDDLNGQILSLSLYEAKNLFATQTKAQSLAAEIDNASRDDLMEALKEQEEINFRLRQYMDKIILSILDHNPSILEIKTN; this comes from the exons cgtGGTGACAAAGCGCTTGCACATCCGGTCATCATGTGCACGCGGGTGTCCGTTAACCCCGAGCCTGGGTGCCATCTATtcccagagggagaggaggaaggagaggtggagggcagagagagggcagagttAGACATGGACAGTGCTGTGGAGAGCAACCCGGGATCAGATGTCTCTGAAGGGGAGAGGAGCGGAGTAGACAAGGAGGATGGACCGGGGGGACTTTTCTTTCCTGGAGACAA GTGCAGTCAGCTAAACCCATCGGTGACCTCTGACCTGTCGACGCGTTCCTCTGCCTCTCTGAACGAGGAGCAGTTTGAGGActacggagagggagaggacgtGGACTACACTCCCAGCAGCCCCTGCCCCGAGGACGAGACGTGCACCAACGGCTACTCTGACCTGGGCTCCTCTGTACCCTCCAG tgCTGGCCAGACCCCAAGGAAGACACGTCACCTGTACAATAATGAGATGATGGACGTCTACTGTTCCCAGTGCTGTAAGAAGGTCAACCTACTCAACGACCTGGAGGCCAGGCTGAAGAACCTCAAAGCCAACAG CCCCAATAGGAAAATCTCCAGCACAGCCTTTGGCAG gcagctcctccacaccagtaacttcagcagcagcaacggcagcaCAGAGGACCTGTTCCGAGACAGCATCGATTCCTGTGACATCGACATCACTGAGAAG gtGAGTTACCTAGAGAAGAAGGTAGCAGAGTTGGAGAATGACACGCTGATGAACGGAGATCTCAAGTCTAAGCTGAAGCAGGAGAACACACAGCTGGTTCACAG GGTCCACGAGTTGGAGGAGCAGTTGAAGGACCAGGAGGCGcgggcagagcagaacacagaggaggagcagagacgACACCGTGAGGCCTACAGCAAGATGGAGAGAGGCAAGAACACTGAGCTAGAGCTGCTACACAACcg AGTCcaacagctagaggaggagaacggggatatatcggtgaacatgtGCAGACTGAAGTctcagacagagaaacaggacgAG GAGAAGCAGCGTATGACAGACAAGCTGGAGGACACCAGTCTGAGGCTAAAGGATGAGATGGACCTCTACAGGAAGATGATGGACAAGCTGAGGCAGAACAGACACGAGTTCCAGAAGGAGAGGGAGGCCATgcaggag TTGATTGAGGACCTTCGTCGGGAGCTGGAGCACCTGCAGCTGTTCAAGCTGGAGACAGAGAAGCCTGGCCGCGGCCGCAGCTCCTCATCTGGGCTGACGGAGTTCAACGCCAAGACCAGAGAGATGGAGCTGGAGCACGAGGTCAAGAGACTCAAACAG CGGTTTGTCTCGCAGGACtttcctctgacctctgacctccgcCACCTCATAGTATCCGCTGGGGCACGCCTCCGTCACGGTCAGACG GAGAACCTGAAACTGAGGGAACAGAACGACGACCTGAATGGTCAGATCCTCAGTCTGAGTCTGTATGAGGCTAAGAACCTGTTTGCCACCCAGACCAAGGCCCAGTCGCTGGCTGCCGAGATAGACAATGCCTCACGAGACGAC TTGATGGAGGCCCTCAAGGAGCAGGAGGAGATCAACTTCCGTTTGCGGCAGTACATGGACAAGATAATTTTGTCTATCCTGGACCACAACCCCTCCATCTTGGAGATCAAGACCAACTAG